The Obesumbacterium proteus DNA window CCAGAAGTTCGAAATGCACTTGTCTCTTGGCTCAGCCAAGAGAATTTTGATGAGAAAGGTCAGCAACGCCGAAGCCTAAATGATTTTAGAAATAACAGCGTGGCATGAGATTATTCTTTTCTGAATATAACTCTTATTCGCAATAAACCTATAAGACGCTTTCGAGCGTCTTATATTTTTTAAAAAGTATTCGGCGATAATTTACTCAGCCTTTACCTCGAGCTGCGACGTTCTGAAATCCAATCCTGAATTTCGATGGCGAAAGTGTCTGGCGCTTTACGGAATGTACGTCGAGCCAAATCTAAAATCGTGTGACGAGCCAACTCTTCTTCCATGCGCTGCTGGGCGCTATCCATGACCGCACGAATGCTGCATGGACCTTCGCATGCCCAAGCTGGAGGTGTTTCCTCAAAAACAGCGAGGCGTTGACGAATTTCTTTGCACTCAAACACCGTCTTGGAGCCATCAATGGCCTGCGCAACGTCAAGCGCCGTAATGAGCTCTGGTGCTCTCGCTAAGCGGAATCCGCCACCTTTACCTTCAGTGCTGACCACTAGCCCAGCACGTGAAAGACGGGTAAAAATTTTGGCAAGGTAATCGAAGGGAACACCTTGCAGTTCAGCCATCTCACGCACATTCATTTCACGATCGTCACCTTTGCTATCGACCATGCATAACAGGCTATGAAGGCCATATTCCACGCCTGAACTATAGAATGCCATATCAAACTCCGCTTAGTAAATTCTTAGTAAGAATACATGGAACCGCACAATCTGCAAAGGTATGCGTAATAGATAGTCTTGGGTGTATTTTTAAAGACTTTAAAATCAAATAATTAGATAAATTTCCTTCATAAGAATTAACGT harbors:
- a CDS encoding RrF2 family transcriptional regulator, producing MAFYSSGVEYGLHSLLCMVDSKGDDREMNVREMAELQGVPFDYLAKIFTRLSRAGLVVSTEGKGGGFRLARAPELITALDVAQAIDGSKTVFECKEIRQRLAVFEETPPAWACEGPCSIRAVMDSAQQRMEEELARHTILDLARRTFRKAPDTFAIEIQDWISERRSSR